One window of Perca flavescens isolate YP-PL-M2 chromosome 6, PFLA_1.0, whole genome shotgun sequence genomic DNA carries:
- the si:dkey-199f5.8 gene encoding beta-1,4-galactosyltransferase 3 → MVSIQSKWRYLFMFLGIQLVVMALLSREGYQKRVSYFIRIFRKPDTTGLTGRNHTAAGIAGGDVYANLSHLSKSSSHGDGMPYCPKTSPLIGGPIHVSFPSGLTLAEVQRKNPLVVRGGRYRPPDCEARHRTAIIIPHRNREHHLKFLLYYLHPFLQRQQLNYGIYVIHQAGNYTFNRAKLMNVGFREAMKEEDWDCLFFHDVDLIPEDDRNTYVCDSNPKHAAIAMDKFGYKLPYKMYFGGVSALTPLHYLKMNGFPNNYWGWGGEDDDIGVRVSLGGMYITRPSLKVGRYKMIKHKLDKGNDVNPKRFNMLAKTRQTWKLDGMNTAEYETISREYMPLYTNITVNIGTEAGLHPPPPPPPHAKAEVKAPPEVPAKGSAKPPAKLKEGHSEKKSTLRDR, encoded by the exons ATGGTCAGTATCCAGTCCAAATGGCGCTACCTGTTCATGTTCCTGGGCATCCAGCTGGTGGTCATGGCGCTGCTGTCCCGAGAGGGATACCAGAAGAGGGTTTCCTACTTCATCCGCATCTTCCGCAAGCCTGACACCACTGGTTTGACAGGCCGGAACCACACAGCAGCAGGCATCGCTGGAGGGGATGTATATGCCAACCTCTCCCACCTATCCAAATCTTCTAGCCATGGAGATGGCATGCCCTACTGCCCGAAGACGTCCCCTCTTATAG GTGGGCCGATACACGTCAGCTTTCCATCAGGGCTCACTCTAGCAGAGGTTCAGAGGAAAAATCCACTGGTGGTGCGCGGAGGACGCTACCGGCCGCCCGACTGTGAGGCGAGGCACCGAACGGCCATCATCATTCCCCACAGAAACAGAGAACACCACCTTAAGTTCCTGCTATACTACTTGCATCCTTTTCTGCAGCGACAACAGCTCAACTATGGAATTTACGTCATTCACCAG GCGGGAAACTACACTTTCAACAGGGCCAAGCTGATGAATGTGGGTTTCCGGGAGGCCATGAAGGAGGAAGACTGGGACTGTCTCTTCTTCCACGATGTGGACCTCATTCCGGAGGACGATCGCAACACATACGTCTGCGACTCCAACCCCAAGCACGCGGCCATCGCCATGGACAAGTTTGGCTACAA GCTTCCGTACAAGATGTACTTTGGAGGAGTGTCAGCTCTGACGCCACTGCACTACCTCAAGATGAACGGCTTTCCCAACAACTACTGGGGCTGGGGTGGAGAGGACGACGATATTGGAGTCAG AGTGTCTCTGGGGGGGATGTATATCACTCGTCCATCCCTGAAGGTCGGCCGTTACAAGATGATTAAACATAAGTTGGACAAAGGCAATGATGTGAACCCAAAAAG GTTCAACATGCTGGCCAAGACGCGTCAGACCTGGAAGTTGGATGGGATGAACACAGCTGAATATGAGACAATCTCACGGGAATACATGCCCCTCTACACCAACATCACTGTCAACATCGGCACTGAGGCCGGCCTacatccacctccacctccaccaccacATGCCAAAGCTGAAGTCAAAGCACCTCCCGAAGTCCCAGCAAAAGGCTCAGCCAAACCCCCTGCCAAACTCAAAGAGGGCCACTCAGAGAAAAAGTCTACCCTAAGAGACCGCTAA